One stretch of Streptomyces sp. R21 DNA includes these proteins:
- a CDS encoding acetamidase/formamidase family protein, with amino-acid sequence MTDPRILTVRPEPGEYAWTFGGAPPVARIAPGTVLDLYTEDCFAGRVRSEKDLVSEVCEFPFLNPQTGPFHVEGAEPGDTVAVHFVSIEPARDWAASTTVPLFGALTSTHTTATLQPPLPETVWIWQLDRARRTALFSARDSDIRIELPMDPMHGTVGVAPANLEVRSALVPDAHGGNMDTPEMRAGVTCYLGVNVEGALLSLGDGHARQGEGETCGVAVECAMNTVVVVELLKGIATPWPRIESDTHIISTGSARPLEDAFRISQLDLVQWLVRDYGFSELDAYQFATQAVESPLANVCDTNYTCVAKLRKEWLPARETHRGLHAQLRETAAVLRR; translated from the coding sequence ATGACCGACCCACGGATCCTGACCGTGCGACCCGAACCGGGCGAGTACGCGTGGACGTTCGGCGGCGCGCCGCCCGTGGCCCGCATCGCGCCGGGCACCGTCCTCGACCTGTACACGGAGGACTGCTTCGCCGGGCGGGTGCGGTCGGAGAAGGACCTGGTGTCCGAGGTCTGCGAATTCCCCTTCCTCAATCCGCAGACGGGACCCTTCCATGTGGAGGGAGCGGAGCCGGGCGACACCGTGGCGGTCCACTTCGTGTCGATCGAGCCGGCCCGCGACTGGGCGGCGTCGACGACGGTCCCCCTGTTCGGCGCGCTCACCTCCACGCACACCACGGCCACGCTCCAGCCGCCACTGCCTGAGACGGTGTGGATCTGGCAGCTCGACCGGGCCCGGCGCACCGCCCTGTTCAGCGCGCGTGACAGCGACATCCGGATCGAGCTGCCCATGGACCCGATGCACGGAACCGTGGGCGTGGCGCCCGCGAATCTGGAGGTGCGCTCGGCGCTGGTGCCGGACGCGCACGGCGGGAACATGGACACCCCGGAGATGCGTGCCGGCGTCACCTGTTACCTCGGAGTCAATGTCGAGGGAGCCCTGTTGAGCCTGGGTGACGGGCATGCGCGGCAGGGCGAGGGCGAGACCTGCGGAGTCGCCGTCGAGTGCGCGATGAACACGGTGGTGGTCGTGGAACTGCTCAAGGGGATCGCCACGCCATGGCCGCGCATCGAGTCCGACACCCACATCATCTCGACCGGTTCGGCGCGCCCTCTCGAGGACGCTTTCCGAATATCCCAACTCGACCTGGTGCAGTGGCTGGTGCGTGACTACGGGTTCAGCGAGCTGGACGCCTACCAGTTCGCGACCCAGGCGGTCGAGTCGCCGCTGGCCAACGTGTGCGACACCAACTACACATGCGTGGCCAAGCTCCGCAAGGAGTGGCTGCCCGCTCGCGAGACGCATCGCGGGCTGCACGCCCAACTGCGCGAGACGGCCGCGGTGCTGCGCCGTTGA
- a CDS encoding N-acetylmuramoyl-L-alanine amidase: protein MERARSSPSRRRLLKGAALAAIPYALLPGTRAAAKVAAVDYPLAEWAPATTSNYTASNRPATYPLDYVIIHVTQATYPTTLSIFQNPQKKVSAHYVVRSADGHVAQCVREHDVAWHAGNWDYNTRSIGIEHEGWVDQPAYFTNALYEESAKLTAAICARYAIPRDRAHILGHYEVPGTDHTDPGPNWDWTRYIRLVNFA, encoded by the coding sequence ATGGAGCGCGCCAGATCCTCTCCGAGCCGGCGACGGTTGCTGAAGGGCGCTGCCCTCGCCGCCATTCCGTACGCGTTACTTCCCGGCACCCGGGCCGCGGCTAAGGTCGCGGCAGTCGACTATCCGCTCGCCGAATGGGCGCCGGCGACCACGTCCAACTACACGGCGTCGAACCGGCCGGCGACCTACCCGCTCGACTACGTGATCATTCATGTCACGCAGGCGACCTACCCCACCACCCTGTCCATCTTCCAGAACCCGCAGAAGAAGGTGTCCGCGCACTACGTGGTGCGCTCGGCCGACGGGCATGTCGCCCAGTGCGTCCGGGAGCACGATGTCGCCTGGCACGCTGGGAACTGGGACTACAACACCCGCAGTATCGGCATCGAGCACGAGGGCTGGGTGGACCAGCCCGCCTACTTCACCAACGCGCTCTACGAGGAATCGGCCAAACTCACGGCGGCGATCTGCGCCCGGTACGCCATCCCCAGGGACCGCGCGCACATCCTCGGGCACTACGAGGTCCCGGGCACCGACCACACCGACCCCGGTCCGAACTGGGACTGGACCCGCTACATAAGGCTCGTCAACTTCGCTTGA
- a CDS encoding RNA-guided endonuclease InsQ/TnpB family protein — protein sequence MTATCVKRAFKYRFYPSDVQAAELSRTFGCVRKVYNLALAARTEAWARQERVNYNQTSALLTAWKKTEELAFLGEVSSVPLQQTLRHLQTAFTHFFAKRAGYLRFKSRKRSRRSAEYTTSGFRFRDGRLTLAKMSDPLDMVWSRPLPEGAKPSTVTVPQDSAGRWFVSLLCEDPSIQPLPATDAVVGVDVGLDHLLTLSTGEKVANPRHERRDRVRLAKAQRELSRKAKGDGANRRKARRKVAKIHAGIADRRRDMLHKLTTRLVRDNQTLVIEDLTVRNMVKSRSLARAISDAAWAEFRNMLEYKAAWYGREVIAVDRFFPSSKLCSHCGAIANAMPLHVRTWTCACGTTHDRDVNAAQNLLAAGLAVTVCGAGVRPQRSTPGGQSATKQETPRHKP from the coding sequence GTGACCGCGACGTGCGTGAAGCGGGCGTTCAAGTACCGCTTCTATCCGAGCGACGTGCAGGCAGCGGAGCTGTCGCGCACGTTCGGGTGCGTGCGGAAGGTCTACAACCTGGCGCTTGCCGCCCGTACCGAGGCCTGGGCGCGGCAGGAACGGGTCAACTACAACCAGACCTCGGCCCTCCTGACGGCGTGGAAGAAGACCGAGGAACTGGCCTTCCTGGGCGAGGTGTCGTCGGTGCCGCTGCAGCAGACGCTGCGGCACCTGCAGACCGCGTTCACCCACTTCTTCGCCAAGCGGGCCGGATACCTGCGCTTCAAGTCGCGTAAGAGGTCCCGCAGGTCCGCCGAGTACACCACCAGTGGTTTCCGCTTCCGTGACGGCCGTTTGACCTTGGCGAAGATGTCCGACCCGCTGGACATGGTGTGGTCCCGGCCGCTCCCGGAGGGCGCCAAGCCGTCCACCGTGACGGTGCCGCAGGACAGTGCCGGGCGCTGGTTCGTCTCCCTGTTGTGCGAGGACCCGTCGATCCAGCCGCTTCCCGCCACGGATGCGGTGGTCGGCGTCGATGTCGGACTGGATCACCTGCTGACCCTCTCGACGGGCGAGAAGGTCGCCAATCCCCGGCACGAGCGCCGTGACCGCGTCCGGCTCGCCAAGGCCCAGCGGGAGCTGTCCCGCAAGGCTAAGGGCGACGGAGCCAACCGGCGCAAAGCCCGGCGCAAGGTCGCGAAGATCCATGCGGGCATCGCCGACCGCCGCCGGGACATGCTGCACAAGCTGACCACTCGTCTCGTGCGTGACAACCAAACGCTCGTGATCGAGGACCTGACCGTCCGGAACATGGTCAAAAGCCGGAGCCTTGCCCGCGCCATCAGCGACGCGGCATGGGCGGAGTTCCGGAACATGCTGGAGTACAAGGCCGCCTGGTACGGGCGGGAAGTGATCGCGGTGGACCGCTTCTTCCCCTCCTCCAAGCTGTGCTCCCACTGCGGCGCCATCGCCAACGCGATGCCGCTGCACGTCCGCACGTGGACGTGCGCCTGCGGCACGACCCACGACCGGGACGTGAACGCAGCACAGAATCTTCTGGCCGCCGGGCTGGCGGTGACGGTCTGTGGAGCCGGTGTAAGACCTCAACGGAGCACTCCGGGCGGGCAGTCGGCGACGAAGCAGGAAACCCCACGGCACAAGCCGTAG
- a CDS encoding GAF domain-containing protein, producing MTDPWVALEPGADPVERARALRRAHATFAEAGTVPRPVRSVVADSWRRSARAGVGPDGTASVELTDGDLGTYRAEHPLARVMPLFRELLGTFAADGEHLLAVCDAQSRLLWVEGHPTTRRRADRMNFVPGARWSETSVGTNAPGTAVAVDRPVQVFAAEHFRRCVQPWTCAAAPVHDPRTGRVLGAVDITGGDGLAHPHSLGFVQAVARAAESQLALLTPPTADTGTIELTALGRDEAQLLAEGRKIRLSRRHSEILVLLARHPEGLTGDELLCALYEDESVTPVTLRAELARLRRLLGPGLLASRPYRLTAAVESDVAIVERRLATGAVTAAASAYAGPLLPGSQAPAVVRLRRRLADGLRTALIARSDPDLLADWAHAPWGEDDLDIWRALATVRPAPAVRARLAELESEQAAPATWTRPASAGRARPGTPPRRTPPAPR from the coding sequence TTGACCGATCCTTGGGTGGCCCTGGAACCGGGCGCCGACCCCGTCGAGCGGGCGCGGGCACTGCGCCGCGCCCACGCGACGTTCGCCGAGGCGGGCACGGTGCCGCGGCCGGTGCGGTCCGTGGTGGCCGACTCGTGGCGGCGTTCGGCGCGGGCGGGCGTGGGACCCGACGGCACGGCGAGCGTCGAGCTCACCGACGGTGACCTGGGCACGTACCGGGCAGAGCATCCGCTGGCGCGGGTGATGCCGCTGTTCCGGGAGCTCCTGGGCACGTTCGCGGCGGACGGCGAGCACCTGCTGGCGGTGTGCGACGCGCAGAGCAGGCTGCTGTGGGTCGAGGGGCATCCGACGACACGGCGGCGGGCGGACCGGATGAACTTCGTGCCGGGTGCGCGCTGGTCGGAGACCTCGGTGGGTACGAACGCACCGGGTACGGCGGTCGCCGTGGACCGGCCGGTGCAGGTGTTCGCGGCGGAGCACTTCAGACGGTGCGTCCAGCCCTGGACGTGCGCGGCGGCGCCGGTGCACGATCCGCGCACCGGGCGCGTGCTCGGCGCGGTGGACATCACCGGAGGGGACGGGCTCGCTCATCCGCACAGCCTCGGTTTCGTCCAGGCGGTGGCGCGCGCGGCGGAGTCGCAGTTGGCGCTGCTCACACCGCCGACGGCGGACACCGGCACGATCGAGCTGACCGCTCTGGGCCGCGACGAGGCCCAACTGCTCGCGGAAGGGCGGAAGATCAGACTCAGCCGTCGGCACAGCGAGATCCTGGTGCTGCTCGCCCGGCATCCGGAGGGGCTGACGGGCGACGAGCTGCTGTGCGCGCTGTACGAGGACGAGTCGGTGACGCCCGTGACCCTGCGCGCCGAACTGGCTCGGCTGCGCCGACTCCTCGGCCCCGGCCTGCTGGCGTCCCGGCCGTACCGGCTCACGGCGGCGGTCGAGTCCGACGTCGCGATCGTGGAGCGACGGCTCGCGACGGGCGCGGTCACGGCGGCCGCGTCGGCGTACGCCGGTCCGCTGCTGCCCGGTTCGCAGGCACCGGCCGTGGTGCGGCTGCGGCGCAGGCTCGCCGATGGACTCCGTACGGCGCTCATCGCCCGCAGCGACCCCGATCTGCTGGCGGACTGGGCACACGCGCCCTGGGGTGAGGACGACCTCGACATCTGGCGGGCGCTGGCCACGGTGCGCCCGGCACCGGCCGTACGGGCGCGTCTGGCGGAGCTGGAGTCCGAACAAGCGGCGCCCGCGACCTGGACACGCCCCGCATCCGCGGGCCGGGCCCGTCCCGGCACACCGCCTCGGCGAACGCCACCGGCGCCACGCTGA
- the xylA gene encoding xylose isomerase, with protein MNYQPTPEDRFTFGLWTVGWQGRDPFGDATRRALDPVETVQRLAELGAYGVTFHDDDLIPFGSTDTERESHIKRFRQALDTAGMSVPMATTNLFTHPVFKDGAFTANDRDVRRYALRKTIRNIDLAVELGAQTYVAWGGREGAESGAAKDVRVALDRMKEAFDLLGEYVTTQGYDLKFAIEPKPNEPRGDILLPTVGHALAFIERLERPEMYGVNPEVGHEQMAGLNFPHGIAQALWAGKLFHIDLNGQSGIKYDQDLRFGAGDLRSAFWLVDLLESAGYAGPKHFDFKPPRTEDFDGVWASAAGCMRNYLILRERAAAFRADPEVQEALRASRLDELAQPTAAEGVAGLLADRSAFEDFDVEAAAARGMAFEHLDQLAMDHLLGARG; from the coding sequence ATGAACTACCAGCCCACCCCCGAGGACAGGTTCACCTTCGGCCTGTGGACCGTCGGCTGGCAGGGAAGGGACCCGTTCGGCGACGCCACCCGGCGTGCCCTCGACCCGGTCGAGACGGTGCAGCGCCTGGCCGAGCTCGGTGCCTACGGAGTGACCTTCCACGACGACGACCTGATCCCCTTCGGGTCCACGGACACCGAGCGCGAGTCGCACATCAAGCGCTTCCGCCAGGCCCTCGACACGGCCGGGATGTCCGTGCCGATGGCCACCACCAACCTCTTCACGCACCCCGTCTTCAAGGACGGCGCGTTCACCGCCAACGACCGCGACGTACGCCGCTACGCGCTGCGCAAGACGATCCGCAACATCGATCTCGCCGTCGAGCTGGGCGCGCAGACGTACGTGGCCTGGGGCGGACGCGAGGGAGCCGAGTCCGGCGCCGCCAAGGACGTACGGGTGGCACTCGACCGGATGAAGGAGGCCTTCGACCTCCTCGGTGAGTACGTGACCACCCAGGGCTACGACCTGAAGTTCGCGATCGAGCCCAAGCCGAACGAGCCGCGCGGCGACATCCTGCTGCCCACCGTCGGCCACGCGCTCGCGTTCATCGAGCGCCTGGAGCGCCCGGAGATGTACGGCGTCAACCCCGAGGTGGGCCACGAGCAGATGGCCGGGCTGAACTTCCCGCACGGCATCGCGCAGGCCCTGTGGGCGGGCAAGCTCTTCCACATCGACCTCAACGGCCAGAGCGGCATCAAGTACGACCAGGATCTGCGCTTCGGCGCGGGGGACCTGCGATCCGCCTTCTGGCTGGTCGACCTCCTGGAGAGCGCCGGTTACGCCGGGCCGAAGCACTTCGACTTCAAGCCGCCGCGCACCGAGGACTTCGACGGGGTGTGGGCGTCGGCGGCGGGCTGCATGCGCAACTACCTGATCCTGCGCGAGCGCGCGGCCGCCTTCCGGGCTGACCCGGAGGTACAGGAGGCGCTGCGGGCCTCCCGGCTCGACGAGCTGGCACAGCCCACCGCGGCGGAGGGCGTGGCCGGGCTGCTCGCGGACCGGTCCGCCTTCGAGGACTTCGACGTGGAGGCGGCCGCCGCGCGCGGTATGGCCTTCGAGCACCTGGACCAGCTCGCCATGGACCACCTGCTGGGTGCGCGGGGCTGA
- a CDS encoding RNA-guided endonuclease InsQ/TnpB family protein, translating into MTTPVKRAFKYRFYPSDVQAAELSRTFGCVRKVYNLALAARTEAWARQERVNYNATSALLTAWKKTEELAFLNDVSSVPLQQTLRHLQTAFTHFFARRAKYPRFKSRKRSRRSAEYTTSGFRFRDGRLRLAKMAQPLAIVWSRPLPEGAAPSTVTVSQDAAGRWFVSMLCEDPSIQPLPATDAVVGVDVGLDHLLTLSTGEKVANPRHERRDRVRLAKAQRELSRKAKGDGANRRKARRQVGKIHARIADRRRDMLHKLTTRLVRDNQTLVIEDLTVRTMVKNRKLARAISDAAWAEFRNMLEYKAAWYGREVIAVDRFFPSSKLCSHCGAIANAMPLHVRTWTCACRTTHDRDVNAAQNLLAAGLAVSVCGAGVRPQRSTPGGQSATKQTTPRHEP; encoded by the coding sequence GTGACCACTCCGGTGAAGCGGGCGTTCAAGTACCGCTTCTATCCGAGCGATGTGCAGGCGGCGGAGCTGTCGCGCACGTTCGGGTGTGTGCGGAAGGTCTACAACCTGGCGCTCGCGGCCCGTACCGAGGCGTGGGCGCGGCAGGAACGGGTCAACTACAACGCCACTTCGGCTCTGTTGACGGCGTGGAAGAAGACCGAGGAACTGGCGTTCCTCAATGACGTGTCGTCGGTGCCGCTGCAGCAGACGCTGCGGCACCTGCAGACCGCGTTCACCCACTTCTTCGCCCGGCGGGCCAAGTACCCGCGCTTCAAGTCCCGGAAGAGGTCGCGCAGGTCCGCCGAGTACACGACCAGCGGCTTCCGCTTTCGTGACGGAAGACTGAGGCTGGCGAAGATGGCTCAGCCCCTGGCCATCGTCTGGTCGCGCCCGCTCCCGGAGGGCGCCGCGCCGTCCACCGTGACGGTGTCGCAGGACGCGGCCGGGCGCTGGTTCGTGTCGATGTTGTGCGAGGATCCGTCGATCCAGCCGCTTCCCGCCACGGATGCGGTGGTCGGCGTGGATGTCGGACTGGATCACCTGCTGACCCTCTCGACGGGCGAGAAGGTCGCCAATCCCCGGCACGAGCGCCGTGACCGCGTCAGGCTCGCCAAGGCCCAACGGGAGCTGTCCCGCAAGGCTAAGGGCGACGGAGCCAACCGGCGCAAAGCCCGGCGCCAGGTCGGGAAGATCCATGCGAGGATCGCCGACCGCCGCCGGGACATGCTGCACAAGCTGACCACTCGTCTCGTGCGTGACAACCAAACGCTCGTGATCGAGGACCTGACCGTCCGCACCATGGTCAAAAACCGGAAACTCGCCCGCGCCATCAGCGACGCGGCATGGGCGGAGTTCCGGAACATGCTGGAGTACAAGGCCGCCTGGTACGGGCGAGAAGTGATCGCAGTGGACCGCTTCTTCCCCTCCTCCAAGCTGTGCTCCCACTGCGGCGCCATCGCCAACGCGATGCCGCTGCACGTCCGCACGTGGACGTGCGCCTGCCGCACGACCCACGACCGGGACGTGAACGCGGCACAGAACCTTCTGGCCGCCGGGCTGGCGGTTTCTGTCTGTGGAGCCGGTGTAAGACCTCAACGGAGCACTCCGGGCGGGCAGTCGGCGACGAAGCAGACAACCCCACGGCACGAGCCGTAG
- a CDS encoding APC family permease — protein MSEETAPELRREAIGLREVLFQSITAMAPAAAVAASIPSGAAFAGGSLPLSVLIALAACLLTASCVAELARQLPAAGSVATYAAQGLHPAVGFLVGWGYVFVEALVPPLLLLQLGFTTAGTLHQEWSSYPGDLWWPWSLAGAAIIAIAGYFGVRASARFGTVLGIFEVLVFLVFTVWLIAKAGSDNTLSVFGTSHTAKGYEGIGGVFAGSVYTVLALAGFEAAAPLAEETKDPRRTMHRAVLGAALAIGLVYVVTTYAMTVYIGPDRFAGFGASGAASWEGVARASFGLFWVLVFLAVINSTIANANACANVSTRTAFALSRIRVFPQLFTLLHPKHRSPVAGVAVQCAMAVAAMLALGFAYDPVTAFLLLATVIVTVVIGVYIVVNLACAGYFLRRRRELFHPVRHLVFPLLGFAAFVPALLTAAGLPVFEFVSELTPPVSYAGPVVGIWMAAGVVVLIVLLRRHPGRIAETARVHLDETSSTDLRQSGAVQP, from the coding sequence ATGTCGGAGGAGACAGCTCCAGAGCTGCGGCGCGAGGCCATCGGGCTGCGCGAGGTCCTGTTCCAGAGCATCACGGCCATGGCACCGGCCGCGGCAGTCGCGGCGTCCATTCCGTCCGGCGCGGCCTTCGCGGGCGGCAGTCTGCCCTTGTCCGTACTGATCGCCCTGGCGGCATGTCTGCTCACCGCGTCATGCGTGGCGGAACTGGCACGGCAGTTACCCGCCGCCGGTTCGGTCGCCACGTACGCAGCGCAGGGACTGCACCCGGCCGTCGGCTTCCTCGTCGGCTGGGGGTACGTGTTCGTGGAGGCTCTGGTACCGCCGCTGCTCCTGCTCCAACTCGGATTCACCACGGCGGGCACACTGCACCAGGAATGGTCCTCGTATCCCGGCGACCTGTGGTGGCCGTGGTCGCTCGCGGGAGCGGCGATCATCGCGATCGCGGGGTACTTCGGAGTGCGCGCCTCGGCCCGCTTCGGCACCGTCCTCGGCATCTTCGAGGTCCTGGTCTTCCTCGTCTTCACCGTCTGGCTGATCGCCAAGGCGGGCAGCGACAACACGCTGTCGGTGTTCGGGACGTCGCACACGGCCAAGGGATACGAAGGCATCGGCGGGGTGTTCGCGGGATCCGTGTACACGGTGCTCGCGCTCGCCGGGTTCGAGGCAGCGGCACCCCTCGCCGAGGAGACGAAGGATCCGCGCCGCACGATGCACCGTGCGGTCCTCGGCGCGGCCCTGGCCATCGGGCTCGTCTACGTCGTGACCACGTACGCCATGACCGTGTACATCGGCCCCGACCGCTTCGCGGGATTCGGCGCCTCGGGTGCCGCGTCCTGGGAAGGCGTGGCCCGCGCGTCATTCGGCCTCTTCTGGGTGCTGGTCTTCCTGGCCGTGATCAACTCGACGATCGCCAACGCCAACGCCTGTGCCAATGTCTCCACACGGACAGCCTTCGCCCTGAGCCGCATCCGGGTCTTCCCGCAGCTCTTCACCCTTCTGCATCCCAAGCACCGCTCCCCCGTCGCCGGAGTCGCCGTGCAGTGCGCCATGGCCGTCGCGGCCATGCTGGCTCTCGGCTTCGCCTACGACCCCGTTACCGCCTTCCTGCTGCTGGCAACAGTGATCGTCACGGTCGTCATCGGTGTGTACATCGTCGTCAACCTCGCGTGCGCGGGCTACTTCCTGCGCCGCAGGCGCGAGTTGTTCCACCCGGTGCGGCATCTGGTGTTCCCGCTGCTCGGCTTCGCCGCGTTCGTCCCCGCCCTGCTGACGGCGGCGGGCTTGCCGGTCTTCGAGTTCGTGTCCGAGCTGACGCCACCCGTGTCCTACGCGGGACCGGTCGTCGGAATCTGGATGGCCGCCGGTGTCGTGGTATTGATCGTCTTGTTGCGTCGCCATCCGGGGCGCATAGCCGAAACCGCCCGCGTCCATCTCGACGAGACCTCGTCCACCGACCTTCGGCAGAGCGGAGCCGTACAGCCTTGA
- a CDS encoding ROK family protein: MTAPLHENGPTGSGRRLPDTQQGMRRRNLSRVMHTVSAEGSLSRAAVASRIGLTRAAVSTLVDELIRSGLLEELGPERPGRVGRPGSALAVSGHGPAGIGAEVGVDHLAACAVDLRGQVRARAVRNGTNRGRPPEPVIEELAGLIRQVIAEADREGLWPAGLAVAVPGLVARDARTVVRAPNLGWHDTDLGALLPHDLPLTVDNEANFGGLAELWLGDAMPRDFLHVSAEIGIGAAVVVDGRLLRGTRGFAGELGHVPVRPDGPECACGGRGCLEQYAGEEAVLRAAGLEPGTDRAGLLAERAAHGDAAVRRALHDAGTALGIALTGAVNLLDPETVVLGGELSGLAPWLLPSLESELARRTAGPACAVSVSRLGPEGPLLGAAHSVVRAVLDDPAAVAGRA, encoded by the coding sequence ATGACCGCACCGCTGCACGAGAACGGTCCGACCGGTTCCGGCCGCCGACTGCCCGACACCCAGCAGGGCATGCGGCGCCGCAACCTCTCTCGGGTGATGCACACGGTCAGCGCCGAGGGGTCGCTTTCGCGGGCCGCCGTGGCCTCGCGCATCGGCCTGACCCGGGCCGCCGTCTCGACCCTGGTCGACGAGCTGATCCGCTCGGGGCTCCTGGAGGAGCTGGGCCCCGAGCGACCCGGCCGGGTGGGACGCCCCGGCTCGGCGCTCGCCGTCAGCGGGCATGGCCCCGCCGGGATCGGCGCGGAGGTCGGCGTCGACCATCTCGCCGCGTGCGCGGTCGATCTGCGGGGCCAGGTGCGGGCGCGGGCCGTACGGAACGGCACGAACCGCGGCCGGCCGCCCGAGCCGGTGATCGAGGAACTGGCCGGTCTCATACGGCAGGTCATCGCCGAGGCGGACCGGGAAGGACTGTGGCCCGCGGGCCTCGCGGTCGCCGTGCCGGGCCTCGTGGCACGCGACGCCCGCACCGTGGTCCGCGCCCCCAACCTCGGCTGGCACGACACCGATCTCGGCGCGCTGCTCCCGCACGACCTGCCCCTGACCGTGGACAACGAGGCGAACTTCGGCGGCCTCGCGGAACTCTGGCTCGGCGACGCCATGCCGCGTGACTTCCTCCACGTCTCGGCGGAGATCGGCATCGGCGCGGCGGTGGTCGTCGACGGGCGGCTGCTGCGCGGAACGCGCGGTTTCGCGGGCGAGCTGGGGCATGTGCCGGTCCGCCCGGACGGACCCGAGTGCGCCTGCGGCGGGCGGGGGTGCCTGGAGCAGTACGCCGGTGAGGAGGCCGTCCTGCGCGCGGCGGGCCTCGAACCGGGCACGGACCGCGCCGGTCTGCTGGCCGAGCGCGCCGCCCACGGCGACGCCGCCGTACGACGTGCCCTGCACGACGCCGGGACCGCGCTCGGCATCGCCCTCACCGGGGCGGTCAACCTCCTGGATCCCGAGACCGTCGTCCTGGGCGGCGAGCTGTCCGGCCTCGCACCGTGGCTGCTGCCCTCATTGGAAAGCGAGTTGGCGCGACGCACCGCGGGTCCCGCCTGCGCCGTGTCCGTGTCGCGGCTGGGGCCGGAAGGTCCGCTGCTGGGCGCGGCGCACTCGGTGGTGCGGGCGGTGCTGGACGATCCGGCCGCGGTGGCGGGCCGCGCCTAG
- the xylB gene encoding xylulokinase: MSAAEGPLVVGVDTSTQSTKALVVDASTGRVVASGQAPHTVSTGAGRESDPRQWWDALCEALHQCGDAAHEAAAVSIGGQQHGLVTLDAQGSPVRPALLWNDVRSAPQARRLVEELGGAKAWAERTGSVPGPSFTVTKWAWLAEHEPDAVRATAAVRLPHDYLTERLTGQGTTDRGDASGTGWWASGTEAYDEEVLAHVGLDPALLPRVVRPGEVAGTVRDNHELPFSKGTLVAPGTGDNAAAALGLGLRPGTPVLSLGTSGTVYAVSTRRPADPTGTVAGFADARGDWLPLACTLNCTLAVDRVAALLGLDREAVEPGRDVTLLPYLDGERTPNLPHASGLLSGLRHDTTGGQLLQAAYDGAVHSLLGALDLVLDADADRSAPLLLIGGGARGTAWQQTVRRLSGRPVQVPEAKELVALGAAAQAAGVLTGEDPAAVARRWDTARGPVLDAVERDDATLARIAGVLSDAAPLLEREPHQR, translated from the coding sequence ATGTCAGCAGCCGAGGGTCCGCTCGTCGTCGGGGTGGACACATCCACCCAGTCCACCAAAGCCCTGGTCGTCGACGCATCGACCGGACGGGTGGTAGCGAGCGGGCAGGCCCCGCACACGGTCTCCACCGGCGCGGGCCGCGAGAGCGACCCGCGGCAGTGGTGGGACGCCCTGTGCGAGGCCCTGCACCAGTGCGGCGACGCCGCCCACGAGGCAGCTGCGGTGTCGATCGGCGGGCAGCAGCACGGTCTCGTCACGCTCGACGCACAGGGCAGCCCCGTACGACCGGCGCTGCTGTGGAACGACGTACGGTCCGCGCCGCAGGCACGCCGGCTGGTCGAGGAGCTGGGCGGTGCGAAGGCGTGGGCCGAGCGCACCGGCAGCGTGCCGGGCCCCTCCTTCACGGTCACGAAGTGGGCCTGGCTGGCCGAGCACGAGCCCGACGCCGTGCGCGCCACCGCGGCCGTCCGACTGCCCCACGACTACCTCACCGAACGCCTGACCGGACAGGGCACGACGGACCGGGGCGACGCCTCCGGCACGGGCTGGTGGGCATCCGGGACCGAGGCGTACGACGAGGAGGTGCTCGCCCACGTCGGCCTCGACCCGGCGCTGCTCCCCCGCGTGGTCCGCCCCGGCGAAGTGGCCGGGACCGTGCGCGACAACCATGAGCTGCCCTTCTCCAAGGGCACCCTGGTCGCTCCCGGCACCGGCGACAACGCGGCCGCCGCGCTCGGACTCGGCCTGCGCCCCGGCACCCCGGTGCTCAGCCTCGGCACCTCCGGCACGGTGTACGCCGTCTCGACACGGCGACCCGCCGACCCGACCGGTACCGTGGCGGGCTTCGCCGACGCACGCGGCGACTGGCTCCCGCTGGCCTGCACCCTCAACTGCACGCTCGCCGTCGACCGCGTCGCCGCGCTGCTGGGCCTGGACCGCGAGGCCGTCGAGCCGGGCCGGGACGTGACCCTGCTCCCCTACCTGGACGGCGAGCGCACGCCGAATCTGCCGCACGCCTCGGGCCTGCTGTCCGGGCTCCGGCACGACACCACCGGCGGACAGCTGCTCCAGGCGGCGTACGACGGTGCAGTCCACTCGCTGCTGGGCGCCCTCGACCTGGTGCTCGACGCGGACGCCGACCGCTCCGCGCCACTGCTGCTCATCGGCGGGGGCGCACGCGGCACGGCCTGGCAGCAGACCGTACGCCGCCTGTCGGGGCGGCCCGTCCAGGTTCCCGAGGCGAAGGAGCTGGTCGCACTGGGGGCCGCCGCGCAGGCCGCGGGCGTGCTGACCGGCGAGGACCCGGCCGCGGTCGCCCGCCGCTGGGACACCGCGCGAGGCCCCGTACTGGACGCCGTGGAGCGGGACGACGCGACGCTCGCGCGGATCGCCGGGGTACTCTCCGACGCGGCCCCGCTGCTGGAGCGCGAGCCCCACCAGCGCTGA